One Anaerolineae bacterium DNA segment encodes these proteins:
- a CDS encoding tetratricopeptide repeat protein yields MFSRIWGGLAGITFLGLLWLSGPYLVGAYYLDRGAALMAEGDNQAAVGYLEIALHFEPDNEQTYRKLAKAYLQLDKPKQALAAAQQALSLSPNNPLLLLELGDAYDDLGNVEQAIAHYQAGLIGDRQPQLAVNYLKLAEQLWLKNDREAAVSIWRDKLLGQNDYADLYAKWRLYQYYAHNVEQADFYRNQAKHFPEESFLPTAEPRLASYQIEAIAGALRDDLWATATKRGVLAYYAWYNDLQPTEFWLQRLIEAAPEEAELWYYLGEYYRRQGQSPQAENAYKQTIALAPDYARAYLRLGMLNEARFKNGENQQWLRQAQTWYQQYRQLAPEDPLSLKKLADGCELSQCSENIWLAQLKEELAHREPEFPVGGYYTQINDWQLLGYDANEAMLVGGEPTALWLYWWAPANGVPITDEANFYHIGERWAQVIEEARNLVPNGGFELGRTPFGFPEDIYDISAQTRTFVAERRYGQDTRAALLNNVGEMDHTSFVTNYFPVNPQHVYLQAAWAKGKEGTGFLGWRWLGNLKRGQQVYDYYNLIREPNEPAHWVHHAHLMKPAQGATAAQVWLLNAGVENQFYFDNVLLVDIGQFGPAE; encoded by the coding sequence GTGTTTTCCAGGATTTGGGGTGGCCTGGCAGGTATAACCTTCTTGGGCTTACTTTGGTTAAGCGGGCCTTATCTGGTTGGCGCTTATTATCTGGATAGAGGGGCCGCCCTCATGGCCGAGGGGGATAATCAGGCGGCGGTCGGCTACCTGGAAATCGCCCTGCATTTTGAACCAGATAATGAGCAAACCTACCGCAAGTTGGCCAAAGCCTATCTGCAATTGGATAAACCCAAACAGGCCCTGGCAGCCGCACAACAAGCCCTATCCTTATCACCCAACAACCCCCTCCTGCTGTTGGAGCTAGGGGATGCATACGATGACTTGGGCAATGTGGAACAGGCGATTGCTCATTACCAAGCCGGGCTGATAGGCGACCGGCAACCCCAACTGGCTGTCAATTATCTGAAACTGGCCGAGCAATTATGGCTAAAAAATGACCGGGAAGCAGCGGTTTCTATCTGGCGCGATAAACTCCTGGGCCAAAATGATTACGCCGACTTATATGCTAAATGGCGTTTGTATCAATATTACGCACACAACGTTGAACAAGCTGATTTTTACCGCAACCAGGCAAAGCATTTTCCTGAAGAAAGCTTTTTGCCAACAGCCGAACCCCGGTTAGCCAGTTACCAAATTGAGGCCATCGCCGGCGCGCTTAGAGATGATTTGTGGGCCACCGCCACCAAGCGGGGTGTGTTGGCTTACTATGCCTGGTACAATGATCTTCAACCAACCGAATTCTGGTTGCAGCGTTTGATAGAAGCGGCCCCGGAAGAGGCGGAATTATGGTATTACCTGGGCGAATATTATCGCCGCCAGGGACAATCACCCCAGGCCGAAAACGCCTACAAGCAAACCATCGCCCTGGCCCCCGATTATGCCCGGGCCTATCTGCGTTTAGGTATGCTGAACGAGGCCAGGTTCAAAAACGGTGAAAATCAACAGTGGCTGCGCCAGGCCCAAACCTGGTACCAACAATACCGCCAACTGGCTCCTGAAGACCCCCTCAGTTTAAAGAAGTTGGCCGATGGATGTGAATTGAGCCAATGCTCTGAAAATATCTGGCTGGCGCAGTTAAAGGAGGAGTTGGCCCATCGGGAGCCAGAATTTCCCGTTGGTGGTTACTATACTCAAATCAATGACTGGCAGTTACTCGGTTATGACGCCAACGAAGCCATGTTGGTGGGGGGCGAGCCAACGGCCTTATGGCTTTACTGGTGGGCGCCGGCCAATGGTGTTCCTATAACCGACGAGGCCAACTTTTATCATATTGGCGAGCGTTGGGCGCAGGTGATAGAAGAGGCGCGGAACCTGGTTCCGAATGGCGGGTTTGAATTGGGCCGGACTCCTTTTGGTTTTCCTGAAGATATCTATGACATCTCTGCCCAAACACGCACTTTTGTCGCTGAGCGCCGTTATGGGCAAGATACCCGAGCCGCCTTACTCAACAACGTCGGCGAGATGGATCATACCAGTTTTGTTACCAATTATTTTCCGGTAAACCCACAGCACGTTTATTTGCAAGCGGCCTGGGCCAAAGGCAAAGAGGGGACCGGTTTCCTGGGCTGGCGCTGGCTGGGCAACCTCAAAAGAGGGCAACAGGTGTATGATTACTACAACCTTATTCGGGAACCCAATGAGCCGGCTCATTGGGTTCACCATGCTCACCTCATGAAACCTGCCCAGGGCGCAACCGCAGCCCAGGTATGGTTACTTAACGCTGGAGTTGAAAATCAATTTTATTTTGATAACGTGCTGTTGGTAGATATTGGCCAATTTGGGCCGGCTGAATAA
- a CDS encoding class I SAM-dependent methyltransferase, whose translation MTDFATLYDELEEYVRRRDPASYNAQRIALEVAHYKIPNLLAVLPQNFSYRSIAEIGCATGEIIGAFPGTDVERRVGFDISPNNVQIAQQRFPEVTFIAGDFQRSTEKFDLVILSDILEHVPNDVEFLRAAAGLSQVVLVNLPLEKCLLFALRKYGPEDSSGHLRNYSLADGLKLFEAAGLTIINYQQKWSFESEYELYRQELNKRVWGTRFSGNILKRTVKTILYQLFSSSRWFRRITLSSNLFAAACLKE comes from the coding sequence ATGACAGACTTTGCAACTTTATATGACGAGCTGGAAGAATATGTTCGGCGGAGAGACCCGGCCTCCTATAATGCGCAGCGGATTGCGCTAGAGGTGGCGCACTATAAAATTCCTAATTTACTGGCTGTTTTACCCCAAAACTTTTCCTATCGTTCAATAGCCGAAATAGGCTGCGCCACCGGAGAAATCATCGGCGCGTTTCCCGGCACTGATGTTGAACGTAGAGTTGGATTTGATATATCTCCTAACAACGTGCAGATAGCCCAACAGAGATTCCCTGAAGTTACGTTTATTGCCGGCGATTTTCAAAGGTCTACTGAAAAGTTTGACCTGGTGATCTTGAGTGATATTTTAGAGCACGTGCCCAATGATGTTGAGTTTTTACGGGCTGCGGCCGGGCTGAGCCAGGTTGTGTTGGTGAATCTGCCCCTGGAAAAATGCTTATTGTTTGCTCTTAGAAAATATGGTCCAGAAGATTCCTCCGGCCACTTAAGAAATTACTCGCTGGCTGATGGTTTAAAGCTGTTTGAAGCGGCAGGATTAACAATCATAAATTACCAGCAAAAATGGTCTTTTGAAAGTGAGTATGAATTATACAGGCAAGAATTAAATAAACGGGTATGGGGCACAAGATTTTCGGGAAATATACTAAAGCGGACGGTCAAAACAATCTTATATCAACTTTTTTCATCCTCCAGGTGGTTTAGGCGGATAACCCTGTCCAGCAACTTGTTTGCTGCTGCTTGCCTAAAAGAGTAA
- a CDS encoding glycosyltransferase, with protein sequence MPRILFLAGATSIHTNRWVNAITNRGYEVHLLSLHPLRDVLDPKVFFYQAPFTPNLGYFTSFLWVRRLIAAIKPDLVHAHYAAGYGTVAALAGFHPTILSVWGYDVYEFPNKSWLHKNLLKFNLARADKILSTSYVMAKETNKYTHKPIEVTPFGIDLSQFKPQKTITDNLFAPQDIVIGTIKTLDEKYGLKYLIQAFRLLKDKYPGLPLKLLIVGGGPQEALLKNLVKELKLTEWTVFTGHILHADIPKYHNALSVYVAPSVLDSESFGVAVIEASACEKPVVVSNIGGLPEVVEDSVSGFVVPPRNPPQLAAAVERLVLDEALRTKMGRAGRERVANLYNWEDNVTQMTKIYNQLLKAR encoded by the coding sequence ATGCCACGTATTCTCTTCTTGGCCGGCGCAACCTCTATACATACTAATCGTTGGGTAAACGCAATCACCAACAGGGGTTATGAAGTTCATCTATTGTCTTTACATCCCCTCCGTGATGTACTCGACCCAAAGGTTTTTTTCTACCAGGCGCCTTTTACCCCCAATTTGGGATACTTTACCAGTTTTTTATGGGTGCGCAGATTGATTGCAGCAATCAAACCTGATCTTGTCCATGCCCACTACGCAGCCGGTTATGGCACGGTGGCAGCGCTGGCCGGTTTCCACCCTACCATCCTATCCGTATGGGGTTATGACGTCTATGAATTTCCTAATAAGTCATGGCTGCATAAAAACCTGCTAAAATTCAATCTGGCCAGAGCAGATAAAATTCTTTCAACCAGCTATGTTATGGCTAAAGAAACCAATAAATATACTCATAAACCTATTGAAGTAACCCCGTTTGGCATTGATTTGAGTCAATTCAAACCGCAAAAGACGATTACTGATAATTTGTTTGCCCCCCAAGATATTGTAATTGGTACCATAAAAACCTTAGACGAAAAATATGGCCTCAAATATCTGATCCAAGCCTTTAGGTTGCTGAAGGATAAATATCCTGGCCTGCCGTTAAAACTCCTCATCGTAGGGGGCGGCCCGCAAGAGGCTCTTCTAAAGAATTTAGTGAAAGAACTGAAGCTGACTGAATGGACTGTATTCACCGGACATATTTTGCACGCAGATATCCCTAAATATCATAATGCCCTTTCGGTATACGTCGCCCCTTCGGTCTTAGATAGTGAGAGTTTTGGGGTAGCTGTTATTGAAGCCAGCGCCTGTGAAAAGCCGGTGGTCGTTTCAAATATTGGCGGGTTGCCGGAAGTGGTTGAGGACAGCGTTTCTGGATTTGTTGTTCCCCCCAGAAATCCGCCACAACTTGCGGCCGCAGTCGAGAGATTGGTTTTAGATGAAGCCCTACGAACTAAAATGGGACGAGCTGGCCGTGAAAGAGTGGCAAACCTTTATAATTGGGAAGACAATGTAACCCAAATGACCAAAATTTACAACCAATTGTTGAAGGCTAGATAG
- a CDS encoding glycosyltransferase family 4 protein — translation MRVWIIEIGEPLPDIDGNFRYFRCGLLSKALVTDGHQVIWWTSTFNYLERKHRFNGPRTIEIQPGLILKLLHGPGYNRSNSLKRFWYHRVMAKAFAQEAFNVSDQPDVVFCCLPTLELAEEAVNFGQKTGTPVIIDIRDLWPDHYLTLAPTRFRNLFKVALFTEFQRVRRILKGATGITAISNTFLNWALRYAGREKSSPDGVFPMGYPAQSSFSNQDIQDKQAQLISNYQINPDNLLITFVGTFTPSYALDTVIEAARLLYQTTPSQVQFIIIGDGDEGYKLHTQAQGLNNIIFTGWLDQLSIVSILGLSSVGLAPYRHDASMSLPNKPFEYMARELPVLSSLRGELEILIRQEKIGLQYQANNVASLVESIHWFLNHPDEKKAMGMRARKLLEEKFSVEVVYPRLIEHLENIAT, via the coding sequence ATGAGAGTCTGGATCATTGAAATAGGTGAACCCCTACCAGATATAGACGGTAATTTTCGCTATTTCCGATGTGGGTTGCTATCAAAAGCCCTGGTTACTGATGGACACCAAGTTATCTGGTGGACATCTACTTTCAATTACCTGGAAAGAAAACATCGCTTTAATGGTCCGCGCACCATTGAGATTCAGCCAGGTTTGATACTAAAACTACTACACGGTCCTGGATATAACCGGAGCAACTCGCTTAAACGTTTTTGGTATCATCGGGTGATGGCCAAAGCATTTGCCCAAGAAGCATTTAATGTTTCAGATCAACCAGATGTTGTTTTTTGTTGTCTACCCACATTGGAACTGGCCGAAGAAGCGGTAAATTTTGGCCAAAAAACCGGAACGCCGGTCATCATTGATATCCGAGATTTGTGGCCCGACCATTACTTAACGCTGGCACCAACCCGGTTTCGCAACCTATTTAAGGTGGCGTTATTCACTGAATTTCAGCGGGTACGTCGCATTCTCAAAGGCGCAACAGGGATAACTGCCATTTCCAACACATTTCTAAACTGGGCCTTGAGATATGCTGGCCGGGAAAAAAGTTCTCCTGACGGTGTTTTCCCGATGGGATATCCGGCTCAATCATCATTCTCAAATCAAGATATTCAAGACAAACAAGCTCAATTAATTTCTAATTATCAAATCAATCCAGATAATTTATTGATAACCTTTGTGGGTACCTTCACCCCTTCCTATGCTCTTGACACAGTCATTGAGGCTGCCCGCCTACTTTATCAAACCACCCCATCCCAAGTTCAGTTTATTATAATTGGAGATGGAGATGAAGGCTATAAATTACATACCCAAGCTCAGGGATTAAATAACATCATTTTTACCGGCTGGCTTGACCAACTCTCCATTGTATCAATATTGGGTCTTTCATCAGTAGGATTAGCTCCTTATCGCCATGATGCCTCAATGTCTTTGCCAAATAAACCGTTTGAATATATGGCCAGAGAATTACCCGTGCTTTCTTCACTGCGCGGCGAACTTGAAATTCTCATTCGTCAAGAGAAAATTGGTCTCCAATATCAGGCAAATAATGTCGCCTCGTTGGTTGAGAGCATCCATTGGTTCTTGAATCATCCAGATGAAAAGAAAGCTATGGGTATGAGAGCAAGAAAACTGCTAGAAGAAAAATTCAGTGTGGAAGTTGTCTATCCTAGGTTAATTGAACACCTTGAGAATATAGCTACTTAA
- a CDS encoding methyltransferase domain-containing protein: MEKRKLEEIEFHNKIRDMALKEDQESYQYYWSNRKFYSITRKSIQFYENWLIERGQDKKVLDYCCGDGDTSITLAKQGFQVVGIDISNVSIENCRQRAIQEGLADQTTFYVMDAEKMEFDSDDFDLIICNGVLHHLDLNCAFPELARVLKPEGEIICIEPLAYNPFIQLYRKRTPHLRTEWEAEHILTLEDLDLAQKFFGQVEVKFFHLATLAAVPFRNMPWFDTLLSWLEAIDEIILKLPLIQMQAWQMIFTLSQPGQPSTQGSFTASKKRAEKKLLVGVLALAAFIGAIWIWRSRALT; this comes from the coding sequence ATGGAAAAAAGAAAACTAGAAGAAATAGAATTTCATAACAAAATACGTGATATGGCTCTAAAGGAAGATCAGGAATCATATCAATACTATTGGTCCAACAGAAAATTCTATTCAATCACCCGAAAGAGCATTCAATTTTATGAGAATTGGCTAATCGAACGAGGTCAAGATAAAAAAGTTCTTGATTATTGCTGTGGTGATGGAGATACCTCGATAACCCTAGCAAAACAAGGATTTCAAGTTGTTGGGATTGATATTTCAAATGTCTCCATAGAGAACTGTCGCCAGCGTGCAATTCAAGAAGGATTAGCGGATCAGACTACTTTTTACGTGATGGATGCCGAAAAAATGGAGTTTGACTCCGACGATTTCGACCTCATTATCTGCAACGGTGTTCTTCATCACCTCGACTTAAATTGCGCCTTTCCCGAATTAGCCAGAGTTCTCAAACCAGAAGGGGAAATTATTTGTATAGAGCCGCTGGCTTACAATCCATTTATTCAGCTCTACCGAAAGCGCACCCCCCATTTGCGCACCGAATGGGAAGCAGAGCACATTTTGACTCTTGAAGATTTAGACCTGGCTCAGAAGTTCTTTGGCCAAGTTGAGGTCAAATTCTTCCACCTGGCTACCCTGGCCGCAGTCCCGTTCCGAAATATGCCCTGGTTTGACACGCTGCTAAGCTGGCTGGAAGCTATAGATGAAATAATTCTTAAGTTGCCACTTATCCAAATGCAGGCCTGGCAAATGATTTTTACGCTATCCCAACCCGGCCAACCGTCTACCCAAGGTTCTTTCACAGCGTCGAAAAAACGGGCAGAAAAGAAGTTATTGGTTGGAGTATTAGCTCTTGCCGCTTTCATTGGAGCCATTTGGATATGGCGTTCACGTGCGTTAACATAA
- a CDS encoding class I SAM-dependent methyltransferase has translation MTIDYSTVTELAGDEISQEQLERLCHRYYWAGTYCAGKDVLEAACGTGPGLGYLSKLAASIKAGDYDENILKIAQNHYGNRIELKSFDAQDTPYADHSLDVVILFEAIYYLPSAEQFINECKRVLKKGGKILIVTANKDLYDFNPSPYSHTYYGVVELNELLTKHGFAVECFGYLSVEEISWRQKILRPIKKFVVDLGLMPKSMTGKKLLKRLVFGNMVKMPAEIEAETVPYAAPTPLPLSEPDDRNHKVIYCAATLL, from the coding sequence ATGACCATAGACTACTCAACCGTCACCGAACTGGCCGGCGATGAAATTAGCCAGGAACAATTAGAGCGACTCTGCCACCGCTATTACTGGGCCGGAACCTACTGCGCCGGCAAGGATGTATTGGAGGCTGCCTGCGGCACCGGGCCGGGGCTGGGCTATTTATCTAAACTGGCTGCAAGCATCAAGGCCGGCGATTATGATGAAAACATTCTAAAGATTGCCCAAAACCACTACGGCAATCGCATTGAACTTAAATCATTTGACGCTCAGGATACGCCCTATGCAGACCACTCGCTGGATGTGGTGATTCTTTTCGAAGCCATCTACTACTTGCCTTCAGCCGAGCAATTTATTAACGAGTGCAAGCGGGTTTTAAAAAAAGGCGGCAAAATTTTGATAGTTACGGCCAACAAAGATTTATACGACTTTAACCCCAGTCCTTACAGCCATACCTATTATGGGGTGGTTGAGTTGAATGAATTATTGACAAAACATGGCTTTGCAGTAGAATGTTTTGGTTATTTATCGGTTGAGGAAATATCGTGGCGGCAAAAAATTCTGCGCCCAATCAAAAAATTTGTGGTTGATCTAGGCTTGATGCCCAAAAGCATGACGGGCAAAAAACTCTTAAAGAGGCTTGTTTTTGGGAACATGGTTAAAATGCCGGCCGAAATAGAGGCAGAAACGGTTCCTTATGCGGCCCCAACGCCCCTGCCCCTGTCTGAGCCTGATGACCGAAACCATAAGGTCATTTACTGCGCTGCAACGCTATTATAA
- a CDS encoding DegT/DnrJ/EryC1/StrS family aminotransferase, with amino-acid sequence MSTNRSVPFFNYSALGTARGEELLAVIQDVLSWGGFILQKDLEEFEQNLAQFLQVKHAIGVANGTDALILALRAAGIKEGDEVILPSHTYVATAASVHFVNATPVLVECGRDHLIDPASVEAAITPKTRAIMPVQLNGRTANMDALQEIADKHNLLIIEDAAQGLGSKYKGRGAGTFGLAGTFSFYPAKVLGCFGDGGAVVTNNDDIARTIFLLRDHGRDETGEVVTWGLNSRLDNLQAAILNFKLKTFPQEIKRRREIAARYHAALRQIDDLILPPAPDENPDHFDAYQNYEIESGRRDELQRHLDKAGIRAIVQWAGKAVHQFKGLGFKDVKLPFTDRLFTRCLMLPMHTFLSDEDIDHVCRSIRQFYGYGA; translated from the coding sequence ATGAGTACCAATCGTTCCGTACCCTTTTTTAACTACTCCGCTCTGGGCACGGCTCGCGGTGAAGAACTGCTGGCCGTAATTCAGGATGTTCTATCGTGGGGCGGTTTTATTTTACAAAAGGATTTAGAGGAGTTTGAGCAAAACCTGGCCCAATTTTTGCAGGTAAAACATGCCATTGGCGTGGCCAACGGCACCGATGCCTTGATCCTGGCTCTGCGCGCGGCCGGTATTAAAGAAGGGGACGAGGTGATTCTACCTTCTCATACCTACGTGGCTACGGCCGCCTCGGTTCACTTTGTCAATGCCACGCCGGTGCTGGTGGAATGTGGGCGGGACCATCTGATTGATCCGGCTTCGGTGGAAGCGGCCATTACGCCAAAAACCCGGGCCATTATGCCGGTGCAGTTAAACGGGCGCACGGCCAACATGGACGCGCTCCAAGAAATAGCCGATAAACATAACCTACTCATTATTGAAGACGCCGCCCAGGGACTGGGTTCAAAATACAAAGGACGCGGCGCGGGCACGTTTGGCCTGGCCGGCACCTTCAGCTTTTACCCGGCTAAAGTGCTGGGCTGCTTTGGCGACGGCGGAGCGGTGGTGACCAACAACGACGACATAGCCCGCACAATCTTTTTGCTGCGCGACCACGGCCGGGATGAAACCGGCGAAGTGGTAACCTGGGGGCTTAATTCCAGGTTAGACAACCTGCAAGCCGCCATCCTCAATTTTAAACTTAAAACTTTTCCCCAAGAAATCAAACGCCGCCGAGAAATTGCGGCGCGGTATCACGCGGCTTTACGCCAAATTGACGACCTGATTTTACCGCCTGCCCCGGATGAAAACCCCGATCATTTTGACGCTTACCAAAATTACGAAATTGAATCCGGCCGGCGTGACGAACTACAGCGGCATCTTGACAAAGCGGGCATCCGGGCCATTGTGCAGTGGGCCGGTAAAGCGGTGCATCAATTCAAAGGGTTGGGTTTTAAAGATGTAAAATTGCCTTTTACCGACAGGCTGTTTACCCGTTGCCTGATGCTGCCCATGCATACCTTTCTCTCCGATGAAGATATTGATCACGTGTGCCGTTCAATCCGGCAGTTTTACGGCTACGGAGCGTAA
- a CDS encoding thiamine pyrophosphate-dependent dehydrogenase E1 component subunit alpha, giving the protein MTYSNLDRLADPTQFHHPLDISGCDPALLAEQLKMMLVIRLAEEKIGDMVTAGEINCPCHLGIGQEAIAVGLSTHLQATDRVFGAHRSHSHYLALGGDVFELFAEVLGRVGGCAKGMGGSMHLYDGNIGFAGSVPIVGATIPIAVGAALAAKMDNQHQIAVSYFGDGATEEGVFHESLNLAAMLKLPIVFVCENNLFASHMHIRLRQPGNSTARFAQAHHIPAEIVDGNDVVKMTAVAQKAVEHARSGAGPFFLETVTYRWRGHVGPREDTDVGLKRSDDLVLWKGRDPVQRLAAAMENAGIMSPDNLVNLHTTVKSSIEDAWQRAAETAFPPQTALLDLVYFSNQEALL; this is encoded by the coding sequence ATGACCTATTCTAATTTGGATAGATTGGCTGACCCCACGCAGTTTCATCACCCCCTTGACATCTCCGGCTGCGACCCGGCCTTATTGGCCGAACAACTCAAGATGATGCTCGTCATTCGTTTGGCCGAAGAAAAAATTGGCGATATGGTGACGGCAGGCGAGATCAACTGCCCCTGTCACCTGGGGATCGGCCAGGAAGCGATTGCTGTCGGTTTATCCACCCACCTGCAAGCCACCGACCGTGTTTTTGGCGCGCATCGTTCTCACTCCCATTATCTGGCTCTGGGGGGGGATGTGTTTGAGTTGTTTGCCGAGGTTTTGGGGCGGGTTGGCGGTTGCGCCAAGGGAATGGGAGGCTCGATGCACCTGTATGATGGCAACATTGGCTTTGCCGGCTCGGTGCCCATTGTAGGCGCCACCATCCCCATTGCCGTTGGCGCGGCGTTAGCGGCAAAAATGGATAACCAACATCAAATTGCGGTAAGTTATTTTGGCGATGGCGCCACCGAAGAGGGAGTTTTTCACGAATCTCTCAATCTGGCGGCCATGCTTAAATTACCTATTGTTTTTGTTTGTGAAAATAATCTGTTTGCCAGTCACATGCATATCCGGCTGCGCCAACCCGGCAACTCAACGGCTCGCTTTGCCCAGGCCCATCATATTCCGGCGGAAATTGTTGATGGCAACGACGTGGTTAAGATGACCGCAGTGGCCCAAAAAGCCGTTGAGCATGCCCGCAGTGGAGCAGGCCCTTTTTTCCTGGAAACAGTTACCTATCGCTGGCGAGGCCACGTTGGCCCGCGTGAAGACACCGACGTGGGCCTCAAACGGAGCGATGACCTGGTTCTCTGGAAAGGTCGCGACCCGGTGCAGCGACTGGCCGCGGCTATGGAAAATGCGGGGATAATGTCCCCTGACAATCTGGTAAACCTGCACACAACCGTAAAAAGTTCCATTGAAGACGCCTGGCAACGCGCCGCCGAAACGGCTTTTCCTCCCCAAACCGCCTTGCTGGACCTGGTCTATTTTTCCAATCAAGAGGCTTTGTTATGA
- a CDS encoding alpha-ketoacid dehydrogenase subunit beta — MTTSRLAYSAAILAGFRYLLSNYSEVFIIGQGLWSPWYVGTSMTDLDKEFGPERVIDSPVSELAVTGAAIGASMCGYRPVVVHPRMDFMILAMDQIVNQAAKWSHMFGGNARAAVTIRSIINRGGEQGAQHSQALHAWFAHVPGLRVVTPATPADARDLLIASVLSDDPVLYIDDRWLYEVEQDAPPITEKNLRSIRPQILRPGSDFTLVGNSYSTQLCLNAAHALAQQGISCEVIDLRVINPLIFDEVVTSVNKTGHLAVIDGGWRACGLAGEVIAGLAERISPNTLKAAPVRITLPDAPAPTSKTLEEIYYPQTENIIDAVVQVVKK; from the coding sequence ATGACAACATCACGCCTGGCTTACAGCGCCGCTATCCTGGCGGGGTTTCGTTACCTACTTTCCAACTACTCGGAAGTGTTTATCATTGGCCAGGGCTTGTGGAGTCCCTGGTATGTGGGCACCTCAATGACCGATCTGGATAAGGAATTTGGCCCGGAACGGGTTATTGACAGCCCGGTGTCAGAATTGGCCGTAACCGGCGCGGCCATTGGCGCTTCGATGTGTGGCTACCGGCCCGTGGTTGTTCATCCACGTATGGATTTTATGATCCTGGCCATGGATCAAATCGTCAACCAGGCGGCCAAATGGTCGCACATGTTCGGGGGAAACGCCCGGGCCGCAGTAACCATCCGGAGCATCATCAATCGGGGCGGCGAGCAGGGCGCGCAACATTCGCAAGCCCTGCATGCCTGGTTTGCTCACGTGCCCGGCTTGAGAGTAGTCACCCCGGCCACGCCCGCCGACGCCCGCGACCTGTTGATAGCCAGCGTACTGTCGGATGACCCGGTGCTGTATATTGACGATAGATGGCTCTACGAGGTAGAACAAGATGCGCCGCCAATCACGGAAAAAAACCTGCGTTCGATACGGCCCCAGATTTTGCGGCCAGGCAGCGATTTTACGCTGGTTGGAAACAGTTATTCAACCCAGTTATGCCTGAACGCCGCACATGCGTTAGCCCAACAGGGAATATCGTGCGAAGTGATTGACCTGCGCGTGATCAACCCTTTGATTTTTGATGAAGTTGTTACGTCGGTGAATAAAACCGGGCATCTGGCCGTGATTGACGGCGGCTGGCGCGCCTGCGGGTTAGCCGGTGAGGTAATAGCCGGCCTGGCAGAAAGGATAAGTCCAAATACGTTAAAAGCTGCCCCCGTTCGTATCACCTTGCCGGATGCGCCGGCGCCGACCAGCAAAACATTGGAAGAAATCTATTACCCGCAAACAGAAAATATAATTGACGCTGTTGTCCAGGTTGTAAAAAAATGA